In Gemmatimonadota bacterium, the following are encoded in one genomic region:
- a CDS encoding putative addiction module antidote protein, which yields MSISFSKWKVTEHLRTLEDARLYLEACAKEDPGDGSLIRAALNDIARSGNMSWLAREIGMSREGLYKALSEDGNPAFSTVVRIVRALGLQVRFTA from the coding sequence ATGAGTATTTCATTTTCAAAGTGGAAAGTGACGGAGCACCTGCGCACCTTGGAAGACGCTCGTCTCTACCTGGAAGCATGCGCGAAAGAAGATCCAGGAGATGGCAGTCTCATACGAGCAGCATTGAATGATATCGCCCGATCGGGGAATATGAGCTGGCTGGCCCGTGAGATCGGAATGAGTCGGGAAGGGTTGTACAAAGCACTGTCGGAGGACGGTAATCCCGCATTCTCCACGGTAGTTCGTATCGTGCGTGCCCTGGGTCTCCAGGTGCGGTTTACGGCGTGA
- a CDS encoding phytanoyl-CoA dioxygenase family protein, with protein sequence MPESPAFTTMSEEEQYLYDLQGFLHVRGFLDGDEVQAMNAALDANPDRLGSYDGPNELSGDWRGRPFEGKYAPFRHYEGMLTWPQPWCQPFRDLLVHPKIIPYLNTLFGRGWKLDHGVDVLIAEAGCEGLKIHGSGNATFNGSRYYHYHNGRMRSGLIVCQFALADVDPGAGGLCVIPGSHKANFTCPEDILTWEANQDLVHHIVQQAGDLVIFNEATAHGTLPWHGKHDRRVALYRYTPKYLHYAGGIYETSLPEWTSELTEAQRAVLEPPYIYHHPIVEDDGETVVRPRREGE encoded by the coding sequence ATGCCCGAATCGCCGGCCTTTACCACCATGAGCGAAGAGGAACAGTACCTGTACGACCTGCAGGGCTTTCTACACGTGCGTGGTTTCCTGGACGGGGACGAAGTACAGGCAATGAACGCGGCCCTCGACGCCAATCCCGACCGGCTCGGTTCGTACGACGGGCCCAACGAACTCAGCGGTGACTGGCGGGGCAGGCCCTTCGAAGGCAAGTACGCCCCCTTTCGCCACTACGAGGGCATGCTCACCTGGCCGCAGCCCTGGTGCCAGCCCTTTCGCGACCTCCTGGTCCATCCGAAGATCATACCCTATCTCAACACCCTCTTCGGCCGCGGCTGGAAGCTCGACCACGGCGTCGACGTGCTGATCGCCGAAGCGGGTTGCGAGGGGCTCAAGATCCACGGATCGGGTAACGCGACCTTCAACGGATCACGGTACTACCACTATCACAACGGGCGCATGCGCTCGGGCCTGATCGTGTGCCAGTTCGCCCTGGCGGACGTGGACCCCGGCGCGGGCGGGCTCTGCGTCATCCCGGGCAGCCACAAGGCCAACTTCACCTGTCCGGAGGACATCCTGACCTGGGAGGCCAACCAGGACCTGGTCCATCACATCGTTCAGCAGGCAGGCGACCTGGTGATCTTCAACGAGGCCACCGCCCACGGCACCCTGCCCTGGCACGGCAAGCACGACCGGCGGGTCGCCCTGTACCGGTACACGCCCAAGTACCTGCACTACGCCGGCGGCATCTACGAAACCAGTCTGCCCGAATGGACCTCCGAGCTCACCGAGGCCCAGCGCGCCGTGCTGGAACCGCCCTACATCTACCACCACCCCATCGTGGAAGACGACGGCGAAACCGTCGTGCGGCCGCGGAGAGAGGGCGAGTGA
- a CDS encoding type II toxin-antitoxin system RelE/ParE family toxin → MIEIIESAVFRRWVRGLSDRSAVARINARLRNISLGNAGDVKPVRHGLFEIRLHHGPGYRIYVLRERMRMIVFCAGDKDSQRRDIAHAVRLAREWSWK, encoded by the coding sequence ATGATCGAGATCATTGAAAGTGCCGTATTCAGGCGATGGGTCCGTGGCCTGTCTGACCGTAGCGCGGTTGCACGCATCAATGCGCGTTTGCGAAACATCTCACTGGGTAATGCAGGGGATGTCAAGCCCGTGAGACACGGTCTGTTCGAAATAAGATTACATCATGGACCAGGCTATCGGATCTATGTCCTTCGCGAACGGATGAGGATGATCGTATTCTGTGCCGGCGATAAAGACAGTCAAAGGCGGGATATTGCGCACGCCGTCAGGCTGGCGAGGGAATGGAGTTGGAAATGA
- the rnhC gene encoding ribonuclease HIII: MNRGKPEPVSRRYDIADVGTRRGILEALENLGPTERRTEDWCDWVLAFEDEGERLVLKQYRKGTLMIQGRAGNLLQVILHVLSPFLDETAETAGVGFGGRNGKGSANGSGGAGTRKLPLPHIGTDESGKGDYFGPLVVGGVLVENGTRDRLVTLGIRDSKKLGDATCRKLAAEIRRICVGKYREVIIPPERYNTLYEEFRREGRNLNHLLAWGHARTIESLLESAPCQLAVTDQFGNESYIRSRLMKKGREIELIQEHRGERYLAVAAASILARDRFLEYLERLSGEAGLILPKGAGAPVIAAGRKYVERHGVDRLHSVAKMHYKTTAQVV; encoded by the coding sequence ATGAACCGAGGCAAACCGGAGCCCGTATCCCGTAGATACGATATCGCCGACGTCGGCACGCGGCGCGGGATCCTCGAGGCCCTGGAGAACCTCGGCCCGACGGAGCGCAGGACTGAAGACTGGTGCGACTGGGTACTGGCGTTCGAGGACGAAGGGGAAAGGCTGGTCCTCAAGCAGTACCGGAAAGGCACCCTGATGATCCAGGGCAGGGCGGGTAATCTGCTCCAGGTGATCCTGCACGTGCTATCGCCCTTCCTGGATGAGACCGCGGAAACGGCCGGCGTTGGATTCGGCGGTCGCAATGGAAAAGGCAGCGCCAATGGATCCGGCGGTGCCGGGACCCGGAAGCTTCCCCTTCCCCACATCGGGACGGACGAGTCCGGCAAGGGCGATTATTTCGGTCCGCTGGTAGTGGGCGGCGTCCTGGTCGAAAACGGGACCCGGGACCGGCTGGTGACCCTGGGCATCCGGGATTCCAAGAAGCTGGGCGACGCCACGTGCCGCAAGCTGGCGGCCGAGATCAGGCGGATCTGCGTCGGAAAATACCGCGAGGTGATCATACCGCCGGAGCGGTACAACACGCTGTACGAGGAATTCCGGCGCGAAGGCAGGAATCTCAACCATCTCCTGGCCTGGGGACACGCCCGCACCATCGAAAGCCTGCTGGAAAGCGCCCCGTGCCAACTGGCCGTGACGGACCAGTTCGGCAATGAAAGCTACATCCGGTCCCGGCTCATGAAAAAGGGCCGCGAGATCGAACTGATCCAGGAACACCGGGGAGAGCGGTACCTGGCCGTGGCCGCAGCGTCTATTCTCGCCCGGGACCGGTTCCTGGAATACCTGGAAAGGCTGTCGGGCGAGGCCGGACTCATCCTGCCCAAGGGCGCGGGCGCGCCGGTCATCGCCGCCGGCAGGAAATACGTCGAACGGCATGGTGTGGACAGACTCCATTCCGTGGCCAAGATGCACTACAAGACCACGGCGCAGGTAGTGTAA
- a CDS encoding SDR family oxidoreductase gives MYNLHGKTALVTGAGGERGIGRAVATRLAKEGADVIVSDRVANPYPGDSSEWKGLPSVVREIEAAGRSAEAILADVSQAEQVERLVSGGIDRFGRIDILVNGAGSLPGKDRVLVVDMEEEAWDKEMNVNAKGVFLMCRAAARHMIERGEGGKIISIASTSGKIGRKRFSAYCASKAAIIRFTQALAQEVGPHGINVNSVSPTAVDTERLGFIEEAVSDGAVQGTSWKNSEAHRAFIQEKAGISPLGRVARSEDVAQTVAFLASSESDYLTAVDLVVAGGAEIF, from the coding sequence ATGTACAACCTCCACGGCAAAACCGCCCTGGTCACCGGCGCGGGCGGGGAACGGGGCATCGGCCGGGCCGTCGCCACGCGGCTCGCGAAGGAAGGCGCCGACGTCATCGTCAGCGACCGGGTCGCAAATCCCTATCCCGGCGACTCGTCGGAATGGAAGGGACTGCCCTCCGTGGTCAGGGAGATCGAGGCGGCGGGGCGCAGCGCGGAGGCCATCCTGGCCGACGTCTCGCAGGCCGAACAGGTGGAACGGCTCGTATCCGGGGGGATCGACCGTTTCGGCCGCATCGACATCCTCGTGAACGGCGCCGGCTCCCTGCCGGGCAAAGACCGCGTGCTCGTCGTCGATATGGAGGAGGAAGCCTGGGACAAGGAGATGAACGTCAACGCCAAGGGCGTGTTCCTCATGTGCCGGGCTGCGGCGCGCCACATGATCGAGCGGGGAGAGGGCGGCAAGATCATCAGTATCGCCTCCACGTCGGGCAAAATCGGGCGTAAACGGTTCTCGGCCTACTGCGCGTCCAAGGCGGCCATCATCCGGTTCACCCAGGCCCTGGCACAGGAAGTCGGTCCCCACGGGATCAACGTCAACTCGGTGTCGCCCACCGCGGTCGATACCGAGCGCCTCGGATTCATCGAAGAGGCCGTATCCGACGGCGCCGTCCAGGGCACATCGTGGAAAAACAGCGAAGCCCACCGGGCGTTTATCCAGGAGAAGGCCGGTATTTCACCCCTGGGACGGGTGGCCCGGAGCGAAGACGTGGCACAAACGGTCGCCTTCCTGGCCTCATCGGAATCGGACTACCTCACGGCCGTGGACTTG
- the thyX gene encoding FAD-dependent thymidylate synthase gives MPAPVNVPKSISEVNAVVVNAAFATRNGRRISPGKPRPKLRDAVSEEPEVPEQIEAQQLDRPTVPELDEILGEPFKVLDDGFVRVVDYMGSDHSIVQAARVSYGAGTRQVHQDRGLIRYLMRHQHTTPFEMCDIKFHLRVPMDCWRQWIRHRTASVNEYSTRYSLAIDATQTTSPDAWRFQAEGNRQGSGGFVDTERGAYFTEKERELQEAARTRYEERIEAGIAREQARKDLPLSTYTEAYWKVNLLNLLRFLLLRMDDHAQWEIRQYARLIGHRIVSAWCPIAWQAFLDYSVNAMQLTHLDWEIIRAIQAGDNGKVNELLVEYRYISKSGKLRRSRERDELEAKLQQLNMPVPWRSGDDPA, from the coding sequence ATGCCCGCCCCGGTTAACGTCCCCAAGTCCATTTCCGAGGTGAATGCCGTGGTGGTGAACGCCGCTTTCGCAACCCGGAACGGACGCCGGATTTCCCCTGGAAAACCACGCCCCAAACTGCGGGATGCCGTGTCCGAAGAACCCGAAGTACCCGAACAGATCGAAGCGCAACAACTCGACCGTCCGACGGTACCCGAACTGGACGAGATCCTGGGCGAACCCTTCAAGGTGCTCGACGACGGGTTCGTCCGTGTCGTCGACTATATGGGCAGCGATCATTCCATCGTGCAGGCCGCGCGCGTGTCCTACGGCGCCGGTACCCGCCAGGTGCACCAGGACAGGGGGCTGATCCGCTATCTCATGCGGCATCAGCACACCACCCCCTTCGAGATGTGCGACATCAAGTTCCACCTCCGGGTGCCCATGGATTGCTGGCGGCAGTGGATCCGGCATCGGACGGCTTCGGTCAACGAGTACAGCACCCGCTACTCGCTGGCGATCGACGCGACGCAGACCACGTCCCCCGATGCGTGGAGGTTTCAGGCGGAGGGCAACCGCCAGGGCAGCGGCGGTTTTGTCGATACCGAGCGGGGCGCCTATTTTACCGAAAAGGAACGGGAACTCCAGGAGGCCGCCCGGACCCGTTACGAAGAACGAATCGAGGCCGGCATCGCCCGGGAACAGGCCCGCAAGGACCTGCCCCTGTCCACCTACACGGAAGCCTACTGGAAGGTGAATCTCCTGAACCTGCTGCGGTTCCTCCTGCTGCGTATGGATGACCACGCGCAATGGGAGATCCGCCAGTACGCCCGTCTGATCGGACACCGCATCGTGTCGGCCTGGTGTCCCATCGCCTGGCAGGCCTTTCTGGACTACAGCGTGAACGCGATGCAGCTGACCCACCTGGACTGGGAAATCATCCGGGCGATCCAGGCGGGCGATAACGGAAAAGTCAACGAATTACTGGTGGAATACCGGTACATTTCAAAGTCCGGCAAGCTGCGCCGCAGCCGGGAGCGGGACGAGCTCGAAGCCAAGCTTCAGCAGCTGAACATGCCGGTTCCGTGGCGGTCAGGTGACGATCCCGCCTAG